Proteins found in one Candidatus Poribacteria bacterium genomic segment:
- the hemB gene encoding porphobilinogen synthase, which yields MSTFPIYRPRRLRANENLRRLIRETSFSANDLIYPMFVVHGHNTAIEISAMPGCYQYSVDTLVIAAKELAALGIPGTILFGIPEAKDPLGSEAYADDGIIQQAVRAIKDAVPDLLVMTDVCLCEYTDHGHCGVIEAGEVQNDPTLELLVKESLSHARAGADVIAPSDMMDGRVGAIREALDENGYENVPIMAYSAKYASAFYGPFREAAESTPQFGDRRAYQMDPANAEEALREVALDIQEGADILMVKPALSYLDVIHRVKTEFQVPVAAYNVSGEYAMIKAAAQNGWIDEERVAFEVLNSIKRAGADIILTYFAKSVVEWL from the coding sequence ATGAGCACTTTCCCCATCTATCGTCCGAGGCGACTCCGCGCAAATGAGAACTTGCGACGCCTGATTCGCGAGACCAGCTTCTCTGCTAACGACCTTATCTATCCGATGTTTGTCGTCCACGGACATAACACCGCGATCGAAATTTCAGCCATGCCTGGGTGCTATCAATACTCCGTTGACACTCTCGTCATCGCCGCGAAAGAACTTGCCGCGCTTGGAATCCCTGGAACTATTTTGTTCGGAATCCCAGAGGCAAAAGATCCGCTCGGTTCTGAGGCATACGCCGACGATGGGATCATTCAACAAGCCGTCCGAGCCATCAAAGACGCTGTGCCCGATCTGCTTGTCATGACGGATGTGTGCCTCTGCGAATACACCGATCACGGACATTGCGGTGTCATTGAAGCCGGTGAAGTACAAAACGATCCGACACTGGAACTCCTCGTTAAGGAGAGTCTGTCGCATGCCCGCGCCGGTGCCGATGTCATCGCACCCTCAGATATGATGGACGGTCGTGTCGGCGCAATTCGTGAGGCGTTAGACGAAAACGGTTATGAAAACGTCCCGATTATGGCATATTCTGCCAAATACGCCTCCGCCTTCTACGGACCGTTTCGGGAAGCGGCGGAATCAACCCCTCAATTTGGCGATCGGCGCGCCTATCAGATGGATCCAGCAAATGCAGAAGAGGCATTGCGCGAAGTCGCATTGGACATCCAGGAAGGTGCCGACATTCTCATGGTGAAACCCGCCCTCTCCTACCTCGATGTTATCCACCGGGTCAAAACAGAATTTCAGGTGCCTGTTGCCGCTTACAACGTCAGCGGTGAATACGCTATGATTAAAGCCGCCGCACAAAACGGTTGGATTGACGAAGAGCGGGTTGCTTTCGAGGTCCTCAACAGCATCAAGCGCGCAGGGGCGGATATAATTTTAACTTACTTTGCCAAGTCCGTTGTTGAATGGCTATAA
- the hemL gene encoding glutamate-1-semialdehyde-2,1-aminomutase — protein sequence MESNKSLAAWQKSQQFIPGGVNSPVRNFSKVGEHPRFIERGEGSKIYDIDGNAYIDYVASWGPLVLGHAHPSVIEAIRSTAVNGTSFGAPTTRETELAETIVNAVPSIEQVRLVNSGTEATMSAIRVARGYTGRDKILKIDGCYHGHVDYLLAKAGSGVATFGLSDSGGVPEDFARNTLTVPFNNPDAVREAVEANPDEIACLILEPIMGNMGIIPPREGYLNQLREITEEHGIVLIFDEVITGFRVAYGGAQSHYNVTPDMTCLGKIIGGGLPVGAYGGKRDIMRCVAPEGDVYQAGTLSGNPLAVTAGIATLKRLAEPGVYEHLENSAAALAEGLAEATQKHGIDAWHSRVGSMLMLYFTPETVTDADGARTADTERFQHYFWGLIERGVYVAPSQFEAGFVSLVHSEVDINSTVEAATQALANL from the coding sequence TTGGAGAGCAATAAATCCTTAGCCGCATGGCAAAAATCGCAACAATTCATCCCCGGCGGGGTTAACAGTCCCGTTCGAAATTTCAGTAAAGTCGGTGAACATCCGCGTTTCATCGAACGTGGCGAAGGCTCGAAAATTTACGACATTGACGGAAACGCATACATTGACTATGTCGCCTCCTGGGGTCCCTTGGTCTTGGGACACGCGCATCCGAGCGTCATAGAGGCGATCCGTTCAACAGCAGTGAACGGCACCAGTTTCGGCGCACCGACGACCCGAGAAACAGAACTCGCTGAAACCATTGTCAATGCCGTCCCCTCAATTGAACAGGTGCGACTCGTCAATTCTGGGACCGAAGCAACCATGAGCGCAATCCGCGTCGCACGCGGGTATACCGGTCGCGATAAAATCCTTAAAATTGACGGATGCTATCACGGTCACGTCGACTATCTGTTGGCAAAAGCCGGGTCGGGTGTTGCAACGTTTGGGCTTTCCGATAGCGGCGGCGTTCCTGAGGATTTCGCACGCAACACACTCACAGTTCCCTTCAATAATCCCGACGCCGTCCGTGAAGCAGTAGAAGCCAACCCGGACGAAATTGCCTGTCTAATCCTCGAACCGATTATGGGCAATATGGGCATCATCCCACCGCGTGAAGGGTATCTGAATCAACTCCGTGAAATCACTGAAGAACACGGCATCGTACTTATCTTCGACGAAGTTATCACCGGCTTCCGAGTGGCTTACGGCGGCGCGCAATCCCACTATAATGTTACACCCGATATGACCTGTCTCGGAAAGATTATCGGTGGCGGGTTGCCTGTTGGGGCGTATGGCGGAAAACGGGACATCATGCGGTGCGTCGCCCCAGAAGGCGATGTCTATCAAGCAGGAACACTGTCCGGCAATCCGTTAGCCGTTACCGCAGGGATAGCGACGTTGAAACGTCTCGCTGAACCGGGAGTCTATGAACACCTTGAAAATAGCGCTGCTGCCCTCGCAGAGGGGCTCGCCGAAGCGACCCAAAAACACGGGATCGACGCATGGCACAGCCGCGTCGGTTCGATGCTAATGCTCTATTTCACACCGGAAACCGTCACCGATGCCGATGGTGCGCGCACAGCGGATACCGAACGCTTTCAACACTACTTCTGGGGACTTATAGAACGCGGGGTCTATGTTGCCCCTTCCCAATTCGAGGCGGGATTTGTCTCCTTAGTTCACTCCGAAGTGGACATCAACAGCACCGTTGAAGCCGCAACACAGGCATTGGCGAATCTCTAA
- a CDS encoding polyprenyl synthetase family protein produces the protein MSNFDQIVQLIADDLSAVEAKLTEQTASEYTFVDLAVQHVVEGGGKRLRPILVVLSAKVCGYEGSDAHTLAAVVELIHVASLVHDDVLDEAAIRRGRETLQTKWGNKVAVLVGDYLHARVLSMLVSRRADDPAMAILADTTQAMCEGEVIHAYKSGDFDISEAEYLKIISFKTGKLIAASCTLGAHLGNPAETQQIEALTTYGQQIGTAFQIVDDLLDFTEDSDTLGKDAFGDLREGKLTFPIIYARSVCNDDEKQTLEKMLQPDTHETEAITFVEALFQRYGVEHHCLKVAQGYADRAKAALAILPETPARIALEHLADYVVSRES, from the coding sequence ATGTCCAACTTTGATCAAATCGTTCAACTGATTGCCGACGACCTCAGCGCCGTTGAGGCGAAACTCACCGAACAGACCGCCAGCGAATATACATTCGTCGACCTGGCAGTCCAACACGTTGTGGAGGGTGGCGGTAAACGGCTCCGTCCGATTCTCGTTGTGCTTTCTGCCAAAGTCTGTGGATATGAAGGCAGCGATGCACACACGCTTGCCGCTGTTGTTGAACTCATCCATGTCGCATCGCTCGTTCACGACGATGTACTCGACGAAGCCGCCATTCGCCGTGGACGTGAGACGTTACAGACGAAATGGGGCAACAAAGTCGCAGTCCTCGTCGGAGATTACCTCCATGCACGCGTCCTTTCGATGCTCGTATCCCGGCGTGCGGATGATCCGGCGATGGCGATCCTCGCCGATACGACACAGGCGATGTGTGAAGGTGAGGTCATACACGCATACAAAAGTGGTGATTTCGACATATCCGAAGCCGAATACCTCAAGATTATCAGTTTCAAAACCGGTAAACTGATTGCGGCGTCCTGCACCCTCGGTGCACATCTCGGAAACCCAGCAGAGACACAACAGATTGAAGCACTCACAACCTACGGACAACAGATCGGAACCGCCTTCCAAATTGTAGACGACCTGCTCGATTTCACAGAAGATTCCGATACATTGGGGAAAGACGCGTTCGGCGACCTCCGCGAAGGAAAACTCACCTTCCCCATCATCTATGCTCGAAGTGTCTGCAATGACGATGAAAAACAGACCCTTGAAAAAATGCTACAACCTGACACCCATGAAACCGAAGCGATCACCTTTGTCGAGGCACTGTTCCAACGCTACGGCGTTGAACACCATTGTCTGAAGGTCGCCCAAGGCTACGCCGATCGCGCCAAAGCCGCATTAGCAATCTTACCAGAGACACCCGCTCGCATCGCACTGGAACACCTCGCCGATTATGTTGTTTCCCGCGAATCATAA
- a CDS encoding bifunctional precorrin-2 dehydrogenase/sirohydrochlorin ferrochelatase, whose product MFYPAHINLQDKKCLVVGGGTVAERKVVAMLLSGGDVTVISPNATELLTLLADIGTIRWHKRQLKAGDTNGFFLVCAATDFTDINAAVFTEAHEKHKIRLVNVVDVIPQCTFAAASVVTDGEILLSISTSGKSPATSRRIREYFEEILDATSLYTLGYEDGKPVPIAREREGHGLPYPVYLLLENRMCLVVCAQKTPEIKRRISLLDRCGASVVCMAPDELKPHHLEEAFLVIADKFSATDALCEANGAFIREYLDTPDTGTHFTPELIIDDNLIISLSARSSKAPDKGKRLHKKLTNQFENNGYGAFIEFLGTRRAEILKAFPTPKKRADFFDTLIDTVEDTVSGLQIPPTTCCLGLTNPGCSAECLFNWVRHGKLERANTFTSKRLDKALEGC is encoded by the coding sequence ATGTTTTATCCAGCGCATATAAACCTTCAGGACAAGAAATGCCTCGTCGTTGGCGGCGGGACCGTCGCAGAGCGGAAAGTCGTCGCGATGCTGCTCAGCGGTGGCGATGTCACCGTCATCAGCCCCAATGCAACGGAATTGTTGACGCTCCTCGCAGATATCGGCACAATCCGCTGGCATAAACGGCAGTTAAAAGCAGGCGATACGAACGGTTTCTTTCTCGTTTGTGCCGCCACCGATTTCACGGATATTAACGCCGCTGTCTTCACCGAAGCGCACGAAAAGCACAAAATCCGCTTGGTCAATGTCGTTGACGTGATCCCACAATGCACCTTCGCCGCTGCCTCTGTCGTAACCGATGGTGAGATTCTGTTGAGTATCTCAACGAGCGGTAAAAGTCCAGCGACGAGCCGTCGCATCCGTGAATATTTTGAGGAGATCCTGGATGCCACTTCGCTCTACACACTCGGATACGAAGATGGAAAACCGGTGCCAATTGCCCGTGAAAGAGAAGGGCATGGACTCCCATATCCCGTCTATCTCCTGTTGGAAAACCGTATGTGTCTTGTGGTGTGTGCGCAAAAAACGCCCGAAATTAAACGCCGTATCTCCCTGTTAGACCGATGTGGTGCTTCTGTTGTCTGTATGGCACCCGATGAACTGAAACCGCATCACCTTGAAGAGGCGTTTCTCGTCATTGCAGACAAGTTCTCTGCTACAGACGCGCTTTGTGAAGCGAACGGAGCATTTATTCGGGAATATCTTGATACACCGGACACCGGCACCCACTTCACCCCCGAACTCATCATAGATGACAATTTGATAATTAGCCTATCGGCACGAAGCAGTAAAGCCCCTGACAAGGGGAAACGTCTACATAAAAAACTTACGAACCAGTTTGAAAATAACGGCTACGGTGCCTTTATTGAATTCCTCGGAACGCGGCGCGCTGAGATCCTTAAAGCGTTCCCGACCCCTAAAAAGCGCGCCGACTTCTTCGACACACTCATCGACACTGTTGAAGATACGGTATCGGGGTTACAAATCCCTCCTACAACATGCTGTCTCGGTCTCACAAACCCCGGATGCTCCGCCGAATGCCTTTTCAACTGGGTTCGGCACGGGAAGTTGGAACGCGCGAATACCTTTACCTCCAAACGACTTGACAAAGCACTCGAGGGTTGTTAA